The Punica granatum isolate Tunisia-2019 chromosome 4, ASM765513v2, whole genome shotgun sequence genome has a window encoding:
- the LOC116202468 gene encoding uncharacterized protein LOC116202468: MVKNLSCSASASASACEWIVCCLLLLAASPVCSKTHENPANDLVDIINSNRTSMKLPSLNRSPGIGCVALQYAELCKGNCTSNNTLHCSPSEDNFTEIFAPNCGIELPTFGSITGQIIGCHSKHLGPSQAFSQVLIRDNRTLSLLRNRSYTEVGVGVVHQSHKGPSYWCVLFSSDRANSTFVLEDRGIGIKQKKGCFSGSSLPCSAAGMKKTTKFANVFMVITCLWILLLQQFE; encoded by the exons ATGGTGAAGAACCTCAGCTGCTCTGCCTCTGCCTCTGCCTCTGCCTGTGAGTGGATTGTTTGctgccttctccttcttgctgCATCCCCTGTTTGCTCCAAGACCCATG AAAACCCAGCAAATGATCTTGTGGACATCATCAACAGCAATCGAACATCCATGAAGCTCCCATCCTTAAACCGCAGTCCTGGGATAGGGTGTGTGGCCTTGCAATATGCCGAGCTCTGCAAGGGGAACTGCACGAGCAACAACACTCTACACTGCAGCCCATCAGAGGACAATTTCACTGAGATCTTCGCACCTAATTGCGGCATCGAGCTCCCCACCTTTGGGTCCATCACTGGTCAAATCATCGGCTGCCACTCTAAGCACCTTGGCCCATCACAAGCCTTCTCGCAGGTCCTCATCAGAGACAACAGGACTCTGTCCCTTTTGAGGAACAGGTCATACACTGAGGTTGGAGTAGGCGTGGTCCATCAGTCCCACAAGGGGCCATCTTATTGGTGTGTTCTGTTCAGCAGTGATAGGGCGAATTCCACTTTTGTCCTCGAGGATCGTGGCATCGGGATCAAGCAGAAGAAAGGTTGCTTCAGTGGGAGCAGCTTACCATGCAGTGCTGCTGGGATGAAGAAGACGACCAAGTTTGCAAACGTGTTCATGGTAATCACTTGCTTGTGGATTTTGCTTCTGCAGCAGTTCGAATGA
- the LOC116202816 gene encoding uncharacterized protein LOC116202816: MAEETLEHRSSIAAPFIFILVLAFHFVNRWFEHSKKRAFKNVAEEQLRGEIKKLLRDASTLSQPSTFAQASKLRRQAAAKEKELAKLQESVGKEIQLSYETFLKALFFTKVFTYIVLVLWFWRTPVASISEQLVLPFGELLSWGAGGTLSGNVMVGIIPWLVLSTRVSKFVFRLINW, encoded by the exons ATGGCGGAGGAAACCCTTGAGCACCGCAGTTCCATTGCAGCTCCCTTCATCTTCATCCTCGTTCTCGCTTTCCATTTCGTAAACCGTTGGTTTGAGCACTCAAAGAAG AGAGCGTTCAAGAATGTTGCAGAGGAACAGCTGCGTGGGGAAATAAAGAAGCTCTTGAGAGATGCGAGCACCCTTTCGCA GCCATCCACATTTGCTCAAGCCTCAAAACTTCGAAGGCAAGCAGCTGCCAAGGAGAAAGAACTCGCCAAAC TTCAAGAATCAGTGGGCAAGGAGATACAGCTTTCCTATGAGACTTTTTTGAAAGCTCTATTCTTCACAAAG GTGTTCACATACATTGTACTGGTTTTATGGTTTTGGAGGACGCCTGTAGCATCGATATCTGAGCAACTTGTGCTACCATTTG GTGAATTGTTATCTTGGGGAGCTGGAGGCACTTTGAGTGGTAATGTTATG GTTGGGATCATACCTTGGTTAGTTTTATCCACGAGAGTGAGCAAGTTCGTATTCAGACTCATCAACTGGTAA
- the LOC116202205 gene encoding 10 kDa chaperonin 1, chloroplastic-like, producing the protein MASIFVTVPKAFSLHRTNLPSFSNSSRLIATRRNSLRINAVAVKVEPSKVVPQADRVLIRLEELPEKSAGGVLLPKSAVKFERYLMGEVLSVGADVEDVQAGKKVLFSDINAYEVELGSEARHCFCKAGDLLAVVE; encoded by the exons ATGGCGTCAATCTTCGTCACTGTCCCTAAAGCCTTCTCCCTTCACAGGACAAACCTCCCTTCTTTCTCCAATTCCTCCAGATTAATCG CAACCCGGAGGAACTCTCTCAGAATCAATGCAGTTGCTGTGAAAGTGGAGCCATCCAAG GTCGTTCCACAAGCAGACAGAGTCCTTATTCGTCTCGAGGAGCTGCCTGAG AAATCGGCCGGCGGAGTTTTGTTGCCAAAATCAGCAGTGAAGTTCGAGCGATACCTAATGGGTGAA GTTCTCTCTGTTGGAGCTGATGTTGAGGATGTGCAGGCTGGGAAGAAG GTACTTTTCTCGGATATAAATGCATATGAG GTGGAACTGGGTTCAGAGGCAAGGCATTGCTTCTGCAAAGCCGGTGATTTGCTGGCTGTGGTAGAGTAG